In Brevundimonas subvibrioides, a genomic segment contains:
- a CDS encoding agmatine deiminase family protein has translation MPSHRPIPAEWSPHRAMWVGWPSHADLWEDNLAPAQAEVEALVRALVGPGREQVKLMIGNDEALADAQARFGGVANVEVVAGRFGDIWLRDTGPIFGAGSTRAAAFRFNGWGGKYDLPHDDTVAGQIGAASGVPLDRHDFVLEGGALDHDGAGTILTTRQCLLNPNRNPGWTGAAAEAALAEALGARKVVWLGDGLLNDHTDGHVDNLARFVAPGVVALPMAFGRNDPNDDVFDAAAAALSAATDAEGRPLTLLRLPSPGFVGDEDERPVPASHMNFLIANGAVIVPTYGNATAARLACEGLATVFPDREIIPLPSTAILSGGGSFHCITQQEPE, from the coding sequence ATCCCAAGCCACCGCCCAATCCCCGCCGAATGGTCGCCCCACCGGGCGATGTGGGTCGGATGGCCCAGTCATGCGGACCTGTGGGAGGATAACCTCGCCCCGGCCCAGGCGGAGGTGGAGGCCCTGGTGCGGGCCCTCGTCGGACCGGGGCGTGAGCAGGTGAAGTTGATGATCGGTAACGACGAGGCCCTGGCAGACGCACAGGCCCGGTTCGGCGGCGTGGCGAATGTCGAGGTCGTGGCCGGTCGGTTCGGCGATATCTGGCTGAGGGACACCGGGCCGATCTTCGGTGCGGGCTCGACGCGGGCCGCCGCCTTCCGCTTCAACGGCTGGGGCGGGAAATACGACCTGCCCCACGACGACACGGTGGCGGGACAGATCGGCGCGGCGTCCGGCGTTCCGCTGGACCGCCACGATTTCGTGCTGGAGGGCGGGGCGCTGGATCACGACGGCGCGGGCACCATCCTGACCACGCGCCAGTGTCTGCTGAACCCCAATCGCAACCCCGGCTGGACCGGGGCGGCGGCCGAGGCGGCGCTCGCAGAGGCTCTCGGGGCCCGCAAGGTCGTCTGGCTGGGCGACGGCCTGCTGAACGACCACACCGACGGCCATGTCGACAATCTGGCCCGCTTCGTCGCCCCCGGCGTCGTCGCCCTGCCCATGGCCTTCGGGCGCAACGATCCGAACGACGACGTCTTCGACGCCGCCGCCGCCGCCCTCTCGGCCGCGACCGATGCCGAAGGCCGCCCCCTGACGCTGCTGCGCCTCCCGTCCCCCGGCTTCGTCGGTGACGAGGACGAGCGCCCGGTGCCGGCCAGCCACATGAATTTCCTGATCGCCAACGGCGCGGTCATCGTCCCGACCTATGGCAATGCCACGGCCGCGCGCCTGGCCTGCGAGGGTCTGGCGACCGTCTTCCCGGACCGCGAGATCATCCCGTTGCCGTCCACCGCCATCCTGTCGGGCGGCGGCTCCTTCCACTGCATCACCCAGCAGGAGCCGGAATGA
- the aguB gene encoding N-carbamoylputrescine amidase, which yields MSARTITVAALQSSYGEDMVANIARTADLVREAAGKGAQVILPSELFQGPYFCVSQEERWFGTAYAWREHPAVIAMADVARDLGVAIPVSIFEREGPHYFNSVVMLDADGSALGVYRKSHIPDGPGYQEKYYFRPGDTGFRVWDTRFGRIGAGICWDQWYPETARAMMLMGAEILMYPTAIGSEPHDGELDTADPWRRAMQGHAVSNVVPVVGANRTGREQVTEAGQLFYGSSFIADHRGDLVESFGRDDQGVLVHTFDLDYIDRHRAAWGFFRDRRTDLYGALVAPRPA from the coding sequence ATGAGTGCCCGAACCATCACCGTCGCCGCGCTCCAGTCGTCCTATGGCGAGGACATGGTCGCCAACATCGCCCGCACGGCCGATCTGGTGCGCGAGGCGGCGGGGAAGGGGGCCCAGGTCATCCTGCCCTCGGAGCTGTTCCAGGGGCCCTATTTCTGCGTCTCGCAGGAGGAGCGATGGTTCGGCACGGCCTATGCCTGGCGCGAGCATCCGGCCGTGATCGCCATGGCCGACGTCGCCAGGGACCTCGGCGTCGCCATCCCCGTCTCGATCTTCGAGCGCGAGGGGCCGCACTATTTCAACTCCGTCGTCATGCTGGATGCCGACGGGTCGGCGCTGGGCGTCTATCGCAAGAGCCACATCCCCGACGGCCCCGGCTATCAGGAAAAATACTATTTCCGGCCGGGCGATACAGGCTTCAGGGTCTGGGACACGCGCTTCGGCCGGATCGGCGCCGGCATCTGCTGGGACCAGTGGTATCCCGAAACCGCCCGCGCCATGATGCTGATGGGGGCCGAGATCCTGATGTATCCGACCGCCATCGGCTCGGAGCCGCACGACGGGGAACTGGACACCGCCGATCCCTGGCGGCGCGCGATGCAGGGTCATGCCGTGTCCAACGTCGTGCCGGTCGTCGGCGCCAACCGCACGGGGCGCGAGCAGGTGACCGAGGCCGGTCAGCTGTTCTACGGCTCGTCCTTCATCGCCGACCATCGCGGCGATCTGGTGGAGAGCTTCGGCCGCGACGACCAGGGCGTGCTGGTCCACACCTTCGACCTCGACTACATCGACCGGCACCGCGCGGCCTGGGGCTTCTTCCGCGATCGCCGCACCGACCTCTACGGCGCACTGGTCGCGCCCCGACCGGCCTAG
- a CDS encoding right-handed parallel beta-helix repeat-containing protein has translation MPPALPPVVEARACTGDEIAALTADAPVPIVLTCRATLRAGQSVTRRVVFEGAASSGAGIACNGAQIGRPGLASSVQAPTVLIQAVTTSSGWSRPSDVTLDGCVVHGNIRVRGLGAGAEVDRLRASSRTPDHTTTAQAAAPTRIRLTDLTLIATGSIPLYVGPGVTDLTFEGSRVSGRSVSTAVYLDAESAGNIIRNVSFRVRTGREQIAVDGSARNRIEANSFALGGRGGVFLYRNCGEDGIIRHQTPSDNVITGNTFTGARWLWPKAVVVGSREGRRRYCAADTGWSFGSSADDGDHADRNVVGDNLIRFGWRPF, from the coding sequence ATGCCGCCGGCCCTTCCTCCCGTCGTCGAGGCGCGCGCCTGTACGGGCGACGAGATCGCCGCCCTGACGGCTGATGCGCCCGTGCCGATCGTTCTGACCTGTCGCGCGACCCTGAGGGCCGGACAGTCGGTGACGCGGCGGGTCGTGTTCGAGGGGGCCGCATCGTCCGGCGCGGGGATCGCCTGCAATGGCGCACAGATCGGGCGACCGGGCCTGGCCTCCAGCGTTCAGGCCCCGACGGTCCTGATCCAGGCGGTGACGACCTCCTCAGGGTGGAGCCGACCGTCCGACGTCACGCTGGATGGCTGCGTGGTCCATGGCAATATCCGGGTGCGCGGCCTGGGGGCGGGTGCGGAGGTGGACCGTCTGCGGGCCTCCTCGCGGACACCGGACCATACGACGACGGCCCAGGCGGCCGCACCGACGCGCATCCGGCTGACGGACCTGACCCTGATCGCGACCGGATCGATCCCCCTCTATGTCGGACCCGGCGTGACGGACCTGACGTTCGAGGGTTCGCGCGTCTCCGGACGGTCGGTCTCGACGGCCGTCTATCTGGATGCGGAAAGCGCCGGGAACATCATTCGTAATGTGTCCTTTCGCGTCCGCACGGGTCGCGAGCAGATCGCCGTCGACGGTTCGGCGCGCAACCGGATCGAGGCGAACAGCTTCGCCCTGGGCGGACGCGGCGGGGTGTTCCTGTATCGCAACTGTGGCGAGGACGGCATCATCCGGCACCAGACCCCGTCCGACAACGTCATCACCGGCAATACCTTCACCGGCGCGCGCTGGCTGTGGCCCAAGGCCGTGGTGGTCGGGTCGCGCGAAGGGCGAAGGCGCTATTGTGCGGCCGACACCGGCTGGTCGTTCGGATCCAGCGCCGACGACGGCGACCACGCCGATCGCAACGTCGTCGGAGACAACCTCATCCGCTTCGGTTGGCGACCCTTCTAG
- a CDS encoding phosphatase PAP2 family protein has translation MNRYANRCVVAAVIALSGLGGACAAQAPSAMRVTAATPAGFLGSGALQTLVDAVPPPPAEGSPGALADAAASERLRALEDTDRWTLATRHAELRPAIAVAHFDCVVGAQLTAEATPSLVALLDRVLVDANAAAELGKARAFRPRPVGVDAGRRSCQVVSAAGRASASYPSGSASVGAAYGEVFARLAPERAAEAREMGRQIGISRLVCAMHYPSDVEAGRALGIAVVAAEATDPAFAPAIDAARADLDRARATGLTSPACAAERLALATPLP, from the coding sequence GTGAACCGGTACGCGAACCGGTGCGTCGTCGCCGCCGTCATCGCACTCAGCGGCCTCGGGGGGGCCTGCGCGGCCCAGGCCCCGTCGGCGATGCGGGTGACCGCCGCCACCCCCGCAGGGTTTCTCGGGTCGGGCGCGCTGCAGACCCTGGTCGATGCCGTGCCACCGCCGCCCGCCGAGGGATCGCCCGGGGCCCTGGCCGATGCGGCGGCCTCCGAACGGCTGCGGGCGCTGGAAGATACCGACCGCTGGACCCTGGCCACGCGCCACGCCGAGCTGCGCCCCGCGATCGCCGTCGCCCATTTCGATTGCGTCGTCGGCGCGCAACTGACGGCCGAGGCGACCCCGTCGCTGGTCGCCCTGCTGGACCGGGTGCTGGTCGATGCCAATGCCGCGGCGGAACTGGGCAAGGCTCGCGCGTTCCGGCCGCGGCCCGTCGGTGTCGATGCCGGGCGCCGGTCCTGTCAGGTCGTCTCCGCAGCCGGACGCGCCAGCGCCTCCTACCCCTCCGGTAGCGCGTCGGTGGGTGCGGCCTATGGCGAGGTGTTCGCCCGGCTGGCCCCGGAACGCGCCGCCGAGGCGCGCGAGATGGGCCGCCAGATCGGGATCAGTCGCCTGGTCTGCGCCATGCACTACCCGTCGGACGTGGAAGCGGGCCGGGCCCTGGGGATCGCCGTCGTCGCGGCCGAGGCCACCGATCCGGCCTTCGCGCCCGCCATTGACGCCGCCCGGGCCGATCTGGATCGCGCGCGCGCCACCGGCCTGACCAGCCCCGCCTGCGCGGCCGAGCGGCTGGCCTTGGCCACGCCCCTGCCCTGA
- a CDS encoding ribonuclease produces MTDKTPTTREAIEAEASGEHPDLGRTPDALIEALSGSGMGSDTRAGSLEGGAASGSDDDPDQASVDRTMAEEGRAGSKRDDETDPVRG; encoded by the coding sequence ATGACCGACAAGACCCCCACCACCCGTGAAGCCATCGAAGCGGAGGCATCGGGCGAGCACCCCGATCTGGGTCGGACGCCCGATGCCCTGATCGAGGCCCTGTCCGGCAGCGGCATGGGATCGGATACGCGCGCGGGTTCACTGGAGGGCGGAGCCGCGAGCGGTTCGGACGACGACCCGGATCAGGCGTCCGTGGATCGCACCATGGCCGAGGAGGGACGGGCCGGGAGCAAACGCGACGACGAGACCGATCCCGTCAGGGGCTGA
- a CDS encoding 1,9-bis(guanidino)-5-aza-nonane synthase, with protein MNAPVQKNTKAELLQNVVEHVDITSFDARPIIDSMRKMSFSSRDTARAADIFNMALEDKDCSPWLILAGSTSAGGCMHVYRDMVKFGMIDAVVATGASIVDMDFFEALGFKHYQAAGEVDDNVLRDNYIDRIYDTYIDEEELQACDHTILEICNRLEPRGYSSREFIWEMGKWLSEGNAKKEGSLIQTAYEEGVPIFCPAFVDSSAGFGLVKHQKERIAEGKPYLMIDAVADFRELTDIKIAAGVTGLFMVGGGVPKNFAQDTVVCAEILGIEAEMHRYAVQITVADVRDGACSSSTLKEAASWGKVQTTHEQMVFAEATTVVPLIGSDAWHRGAWKARDKRRWAKLFGK; from the coding sequence ATGAACGCTCCCGTTCAGAAGAACACCAAGGCCGAGCTGCTGCAGAACGTCGTCGAGCATGTCGACATCACCAGCTTCGACGCGCGGCCGATCATCGATTCGATGCGCAAGATGTCGTTCAGCTCGCGCGACACGGCCCGCGCGGCCGACATCTTCAACATGGCGCTGGAAGACAAGGACTGCTCGCCCTGGCTGATCCTGGCCGGCTCGACCTCGGCCGGCGGCTGCATGCACGTGTACCGCGACATGGTGAAGTTCGGCATGATCGACGCCGTGGTGGCCACGGGTGCCTCCATCGTCGACATGGATTTCTTCGAGGCCCTGGGCTTCAAACACTACCAGGCCGCCGGCGAGGTGGACGACAACGTCCTGCGCGACAACTACATCGACCGGATCTACGACACCTATATCGACGAGGAAGAGCTCCAGGCCTGCGACCACACCATCCTGGAGATCTGCAACCGGCTGGAGCCGCGCGGCTATTCCAGCCGCGAGTTCATCTGGGAGATGGGCAAGTGGCTGTCGGAAGGGAACGCCAAGAAAGAGGGCTCGCTGATCCAGACCGCCTATGAAGAGGGCGTGCCGATCTTCTGCCCGGCTTTCGTGGACTCCTCGGCCGGCTTCGGTCTGGTCAAGCACCAGAAGGAGCGGATCGCGGAGGGCAAGCCCTATCTGATGATCGACGCGGTCGCCGACTTCCGCGAACTGACCGACATCAAGATCGCGGCGGGCGTCACCGGCCTGTTCATGGTCGGCGGGGGTGTGCCCAAGAATTTCGCCCAGGACACGGTCGTCTGCGCCGAGATCCTGGGCATCGAGGCCGAGATGCACCGCTATGCGGTCCAGATCACGGTCGCCGACGTCCGCGACGGAGCCTGCTCGTCCTCGACGCTGAAGGAAGCGGCGTCGTGGGGCAAGGTCCAGACCACCCACGAACAGATGGTGTTCGCCGAGGCCACCACGGTCGTGCCGCTGATCGGCTCGGACGCCTGGCACCGGGGTGCCTGGAAGGCACGCGACAAGCGCCGCTGGGCCAAGCTGTTCGGGAAGTAG
- a CDS encoding AAA family ATPase → MDPVRNPFVPGAGSPPPALAGRADILEQARITLARVAQSRSAKSLMLVGLRGVGKTVLLNRVHEMAEAEGYQALMIETPETKRLASLLVPPLRSLLFRLDRLENISEQVKRAMRVLKSFAGAVSLKYGEVEIGLDIDPERGTADSGDIESDLAELFVAVAEAAKSRGTAVAIIIDELQYLTEDELSAIIMALHRVSQRQLPLVLIGAGLPQLVGLAGRSKSYAERLFDYPVVGALSRLDAILALAEPMRREDAEFEADALEEIIRLTQGYPYFLQEWGYHAWNLSADRLITEEDIHRATRAAIANLDQSFFRVRLDRLTPREKAYLRAMAELGPGPHRSGDIAEKMGSAVASVAPLRGGLIKKGMIYSPTHGDTAFTVPLFDQFMRRTMPGV, encoded by the coding sequence ATGGATCCCGTCCGGAACCCGTTCGTCCCTGGAGCCGGTTCTCCACCGCCGGCTTTGGCCGGACGAGCCGACATCCTCGAGCAGGCACGGATTACCCTGGCGCGCGTCGCCCAGAGCCGGTCGGCCAAGAGTTTGATGCTGGTGGGGCTTCGCGGCGTCGGTAAGACGGTGCTCCTGAACCGTGTCCACGAGATGGCCGAAGCCGAAGGTTATCAGGCCCTGATGATCGAGACTCCCGAGACCAAGCGTCTCGCGTCCCTGCTCGTTCCGCCGCTTCGCAGTCTGTTGTTCCGGCTGGACCGCCTTGAAAACATCAGTGAGCAGGTCAAGCGGGCCATGCGGGTGCTGAAGAGTTTCGCAGGCGCGGTGAGCCTCAAATACGGCGAGGTCGAGATCGGGCTGGATATCGACCCGGAACGCGGCACCGCCGACAGCGGCGACATCGAGTCCGACTTGGCGGAACTGTTCGTGGCTGTGGCTGAGGCGGCGAAATCGCGCGGCACGGCGGTCGCGATCATCATCGACGAGTTGCAGTATCTCACCGAGGACGAGTTGAGCGCCATCATCATGGCCCTTCATCGCGTTTCGCAAAGGCAGCTCCCGCTGGTTCTGATCGGCGCGGGTCTGCCCCAGCTCGTCGGCCTTGCCGGACGATCGAAATCCTATGCAGAGCGGCTGTTCGATTATCCGGTGGTGGGTGCGCTGTCCCGTCTGGACGCGATCCTGGCCCTCGCCGAGCCGATGCGCCGGGAGGATGCCGAGTTTGAAGCAGACGCGCTTGAGGAGATCATTCGTCTGACCCAGGGCTATCCCTACTTTCTTCAGGAGTGGGGCTACCACGCCTGGAACCTGTCCGCCGATCGCCTGATCACTGAAGAAGACATTCATCGCGCAACACGCGCAGCCATCGCCAACCTGGACCAAAGTTTCTTCCGTGTCCGCCTGGACCGGCTGACGCCGAGGGAAAAGGCATATCTCCGCGCAATGGCCGAGCTTGGCCCTGGTCCGCACCGGTCGGGCGATATTGCCGAGAAAATGGGCTCGGCGGTCGCTTCGGTCGCCCCACTCCGAGGCGGCCTGATCAAAAAGGGCATGATCTACAGCCCGACCCACGGGGACACAGCTTTCACCGTGCCCCTGTTCGATCAGTTCATGCGACGAACCATGCCGGGCGTTTAG
- a CDS encoding type III PLP-dependent enzyme, with protein sequence MRTYQFPLDLVRERSPERPVALVRPRSVSVAARWFQDNLKADVFYAVKANPSRWVIETLRDAGVKGYDAASIAEIELVRSVDPDARIAFMHPVKSRSAITRAYFDHGVRTFSLDCEDELQKILDATGGASDLNLLVRMAVSADGAAYSLSGKFGVSTDQAPALLLATRRAVKDGLMGVCFHVGSQCMRPTAYQAAMAQVGRAILRAGVIVDIVDIGGGFPSVYPGMVPPDMSEYADAIHRGFNDMPVSETTELWCEPGRALVAESSSILARVDLRKGDALYLNDGSYGSLFDATHSRWPFPTKLVRDGEASADLKPFQFYGPTCDSIDHMPGPFWLPADIREGDFIEIGMLGAYGVAMSTGFNGYGEHDLAAVEDAPMASLYGLAPRSIPTVRTTAEEQARKVVRLSRPKGKAGQRKKARR encoded by the coding sequence TTGCGCACGTATCAATTTCCCCTGGACCTGGTCCGCGAGCGGTCCCCTGAACGTCCAGTCGCACTCGTGCGGCCGCGTTCGGTTTCCGTAGCGGCGCGCTGGTTCCAGGATAATCTCAAGGCTGACGTCTTCTATGCCGTGAAGGCAAACCCTTCGCGCTGGGTCATCGAGACCCTGCGGGATGCCGGCGTCAAAGGCTATGATGCGGCTTCGATCGCCGAGATCGAACTCGTGCGCTCCGTCGATCCCGACGCGCGCATCGCCTTCATGCATCCGGTCAAGAGCCGGTCCGCGATCACCCGGGCCTATTTCGACCACGGCGTCCGCACCTTCTCGCTCGACTGCGAGGACGAGTTGCAGAAGATCCTCGACGCCACCGGCGGGGCGAGCGATCTGAACCTGCTCGTGCGCATGGCGGTCTCGGCCGACGGCGCGGCCTATTCGCTGTCGGGCAAGTTCGGCGTCTCCACCGATCAGGCTCCGGCCCTGCTGCTGGCCACGCGCCGGGCGGTCAAGGACGGGCTGATGGGCGTCTGCTTCCACGTCGGGTCGCAGTGCATGCGCCCGACCGCCTATCAGGCCGCCATGGCCCAGGTCGGTCGTGCCATCCTGCGCGCGGGCGTGATCGTAGACATCGTCGACATCGGCGGCGGCTTCCCGTCCGTCTATCCGGGCATGGTCCCGCCGGACATGAGTGAATACGCCGACGCCATCCATCGCGGCTTCAACGACATGCCCGTGTCGGAAACGACCGAGCTGTGGTGCGAGCCCGGCCGGGCGCTGGTCGCCGAATCCTCGTCGATCCTGGCCCGCGTGGACCTGCGCAAGGGCGACGCCCTGTATCTGAACGACGGGTCCTATGGCTCGCTGTTCGATGCGACGCACTCGCGCTGGCCCTTCCCGACCAAGCTGGTCCGGGACGGCGAGGCCTCGGCCGATCTGAAGCCGTTCCAGTTCTATGGCCCGACCTGCGATTCGATCGACCACATGCCGGGTCCGTTCTGGCTGCCGGCCGACATCCGTGAAGGCGACTTCATCGAGATCGGCATGCTGGGCGCCTATGGCGTGGCCATGTCGACCGGCTTCAACGGCTATGGCGAGCACGATCTCGCCGCGGTCGAGGACGCCCCGATGGCCTCACTGTACGGCCTGGCCCCCCGCTCCATCCCGACCGTGCGCACCACGGCGGAAGAGCAGGCCAGGAAGGTCGTGCGGCTGTCACGTCCCAAGGGCAAGGCGGGTCAACGCAAGAAGGCACGTCGCTAA
- the phnC gene encoding phosphonate ABC transporter ATP-binding protein — protein MSSSAVSSAPGLVVVRDVSKTFGVRKALDGVSVSVAAGEMVALIGPSGSGKSTLLRSITGMQSIDAGKGQIDVFGVCVQKNGRLTGAVRAARQKVGMIFQQFNLVGRLTLFSNVMLGALGRLPAWQGILGAWPSADKDKAMAALHRVGVSDYAAQRANTLSGGQQQRGAIARALVQGAKGILADEPVASLDPVSARKVMELLVELNRRDGLGVIVTLHQVDYAIRYCDRVIALKAGKIVYDGPSTGLDTPTLIDIYGPEFEDAFWETKA, from the coding sequence ATGAGTTCATCCGCCGTCAGCTCCGCGCCCGGCCTCGTAGTGGTCCGCGACGTGTCCAAGACCTTCGGGGTCCGCAAGGCGCTGGACGGTGTCAGTGTATCCGTCGCCGCTGGAGAGATGGTCGCCCTGATCGGTCCGTCCGGATCGGGCAAGTCGACCCTGCTCCGCTCCATCACCGGCATGCAGTCGATCGACGCCGGCAAGGGCCAGATCGATGTCTTCGGCGTTTGCGTGCAGAAGAACGGTCGCCTCACCGGGGCCGTCCGCGCCGCACGTCAGAAGGTCGGCATGATCTTCCAGCAGTTCAACCTGGTCGGTCGGCTCACCCTGTTCTCCAATGTCATGCTGGGCGCGCTCGGCCGCCTGCCGGCCTGGCAGGGTATCCTCGGTGCCTGGCCGTCCGCCGACAAGGACAAGGCCATGGCGGCCCTGCACCGCGTCGGCGTCTCGGACTATGCCGCCCAGCGCGCCAACACCCTGTCGGGCGGCCAGCAGCAGCGCGGCGCCATCGCCCGGGCCCTGGTCCAGGGCGCCAAAGGCATCCTGGCCGACGAACCCGTCGCCTCTCTCGACCCCGTCTCGGCCCGCAAGGTGATGGAACTACTGGTCGAGCTGAACCGGCGCGATGGCCTCGGCGTCATCGTCACCCTGCACCAGGTCGACTATGCCATCCGGTACTGCGACCGGGTCATCGCCCTGAAGGCCGGCAAGATCGTCTATGACGGACCCTCGACCGGCCTCGACACCCCCACCCTCATCGACATCTACGGTCCCGAGTTCGAGGACGCGTTCTGGGAAACCAAGGCATGA
- the phnD gene encoding phosphate/phosphite/phosphonate ABC transporter substrate-binding protein — translation MSIARITRRLGIMAASAVLLGLSACGNGDDSATGAAPTEIDFAILSAESQASAGPLWQPLLDDMSKAIGVPVKPFFGSNYTVLVEAMKGNQTQVAWLSAKPSVEAIDRADAEVIARTVNKEGADSYRSTLIVKAGSGITLQQVLACGKRFNFGIGDAVSTSGTLAPMTFLFNAQTPPIDPAVCFKTVRSANHQANAFAVATGVVDVATSNTVNTVFLTRENPQIAAQIQEIWQSPPIPESGIVLRSDLDPAIKEKIRSFFLTYGQGEGVEADRQRQVLAGLEYSQFRAADNSYLNPVREMIADQQLSDARRSGDAAGVATAQAELQRLRSLREVQP, via the coding sequence ATGAGCATCGCCCGCATCACCCGTCGTCTCGGGATCATGGCCGCCTCGGCCGTCCTGCTGGGTCTGTCCGCCTGCGGCAACGGCGACGACTCCGCGACGGGGGCTGCGCCGACCGAAATCGACTTCGCCATCCTGTCGGCAGAAAGCCAGGCCTCGGCCGGCCCCCTGTGGCAGCCGTTGCTGGATGACATGTCGAAGGCCATCGGCGTCCCGGTCAAACCCTTCTTCGGCTCCAACTACACCGTCCTGGTCGAGGCCATGAAGGGCAACCAGACCCAGGTCGCCTGGCTGTCGGCCAAGCCCTCGGTCGAGGCCATCGACCGCGCCGACGCCGAGGTCATCGCCCGCACGGTCAACAAGGAAGGCGCCGACAGCTATCGCTCCACCCTGATCGTCAAGGCGGGCTCGGGCATCACGCTGCAACAGGTCCTGGCCTGCGGAAAGCGGTTCAACTTCGGCATCGGCGACGCCGTGTCGACTTCGGGCACGCTGGCCCCCATGACCTTCCTGTTCAATGCGCAGACCCCGCCGATTGACCCGGCGGTGTGTTTCAAGACGGTCCGGTCCGCCAATCACCAGGCCAATGCCTTCGCCGTGGCGACCGGCGTGGTGGATGTGGCCACCTCCAACACTGTCAACACCGTCTTCCTGACGCGCGAGAATCCGCAGATCGCCGCCCAGATCCAGGAAATCTGGCAGTCCCCGCCGATCCCGGAATCCGGCATCGTCCTGCGATCGGACCTGGATCCCGCCATCAAGGAAAAGATCCGCAGCTTCTTCCTGACCTATGGCCAGGGCGAGGGCGTGGAGGCCGATCGTCAGCGTCAGGTCCTGGCGGGCCTGGAGTATTCGCAGTTCCGCGCCGCCGACAACAGCTACCTCAATCCGGTCCGGGAGATGATCGCCGATCAGCAGCTTTCCGACGCCCGCAGGTCGGGTGATGCGGCGGGGGTGGCAACCGCCCAGGCTGAACTGCAACGTCTGCGCTCGTTGCGCGAGGTCCAGCCTTGA
- the phnE gene encoding phosphonate ABC transporter, permease protein PhnE, whose protein sequence is MSVTPAAVIPNAPSRSLGAWGLDVLVWGGVAAVLIYSFGDVDLKNVTRLFANNEATRSFALELLRPDFTDWKLFVEKMWETVQIALWGTFLAVFAAVPMGLAAARNVSPIWVVTPVRLVMNLLRSVPDLVIGLLFVVAVGLGPLPGVLAIALNTAGVLAKLFSEAVESIDKGPVEGVRATGATGLHEIVWGIIPQVAPLWTSFALYRFESNSRSATILGVIGAGGIGQLLYDRMNGFRFNEVSAIVVVVVIAVTLIDMLSQAMRKRLL, encoded by the coding sequence TTGAGCGTCACGCCGGCCGCCGTCATTCCGAACGCCCCGTCCAGATCTCTTGGCGCGTGGGGGCTCGACGTCCTGGTCTGGGGCGGCGTGGCGGCCGTCCTCATCTACAGCTTCGGCGACGTCGATCTGAAGAATGTGACCCGCTTGTTCGCCAACAACGAGGCGACCCGAAGTTTTGCACTCGAGCTCCTTCGACCCGATTTCACGGACTGGAAGCTGTTCGTCGAAAAGATGTGGGAAACGGTCCAGATCGCCCTGTGGGGCACGTTCCTGGCCGTGTTTGCGGCTGTGCCGATGGGTCTTGCGGCGGCCCGCAACGTGTCGCCGATATGGGTGGTGACGCCGGTGCGTCTGGTGATGAACCTGCTGCGTTCGGTGCCGGATCTGGTCATCGGCCTTCTGTTCGTGGTCGCGGTGGGTCTGGGACCGCTGCCCGGCGTTCTGGCCATTGCGCTGAACACGGCCGGCGTCCTCGCCAAGCTGTTTTCCGAAGCCGTCGAGTCGATCGACAAGGGTCCGGTCGAGGGCGTGCGGGCGACCGGGGCGACCGGTCTGCACGAGATCGTCTGGGGCATTATTCCCCAGGTGGCGCCGCTCTGGACCTCGTTCGCCCTTTATCGCTTCGAATCGAACAGCCGGTCCGCGACGATCCTGGGCGTGATCGGGGCCGGGGGCATCGGCCAGCTTCTGTATGACCGGATGAACGGTTTCCGGTTCAACGAGGTCTCGGCCATCGTGGTCGTCGTGGTCATCGCGGTGACCCTGATCGACATGCTGTCACAGGCCATGCGCAAACGTCTGCTTTAA